The nucleotide sequence cAAAATTCAGGGGCCACCGCCCAATTGGTGTCgctcggctcggtgatgtagaaccaccccgattgccaccccttcatggtctccacaaaggagcctttgggccaggtgacattgggcatctttcccaccatggcgcctctgcactccgcttgctggccgaccaccaccttcggcttcacgttgaaggtcttcagccataggccaaagtggggcgtaatgcagagaaaggcctcgcacacgatgataaatgccgagatgttgtggatgaaattgggggacagatcatggaagtccagcccatagtaaaacatgagcccgcggacaaatgggtggagggggaatcccagtccgcggacgaagtgagcaaggaatacaaccctctcatggggttccggagtagggacgatctgccctgcgtccgggagACGATGCGCaatgtttgcggccaggtatctgataatccccaagtgcagggaatcatcgtagcaattaccaaaggtggaagtgataagtatggagtgtcgaacccacaaggagctgaaGGTAATATCAATAttatctcaagccctatctgccactgatacgactctacgtgcaccgaacgtttgcttccaactagaaacaagaaataaaactgtgttgtgggtatgaagaggataactttgtatgacatcggagagctaaaacataaaagtaggtgctgttatcataaagttagaatatattactaaataatataaatagcgagtgtggaataatggtggatcgatgtgcggaattgtcctaagcaattgttaacaagatcgatagtcgtcattgcaatttcatatgagggagaggcataaactagcatacttttcctacttgggtcatatgctcttatgattggaaactctagcaagaatccgcaaatactaaaagattcattaaggtaaaacccaaccgtagcattaaagcatcaagtccccttttatcccatacgcaacaacccctttactcgggtttaagcttctgtcactctagcaacccactataagcgaatcatgaacgtattgcaacaccctacagcgggaatccctcacgcttgcgcgacacggagggcaccataggatagcaccaaaataaaacatacaactcgtaccaatctagatcatcaatcaactcaaggacaaaagatatctactcaaaacatcataagatggcaacacatcattggatcataatatgtagcataaagcaccatgttcaagtagggattacagcggggtgcgggagagtggaccgcgtaaaatagatgaggatggtgatgatgatggtgatgttgatgaagacgatcaccgcggcgatgattcccctcccgatggcactccggtgccaccaagagagaggaggagagtttcttccccttgtgcttcctcctccatggctttccccctctggtccttggccttcctggagatgatggcccctccgagatcctcctccatggcctccggtgatcatggccccctccggcagggtgccagagagggcctagattgatttctcgtggctacagaggcttgcggcggcggaacttcccatctaggttaattcccgaaagtttcagtatttataggaattattggcgtaggtttcacgtcagggggggtctccgggccgttcacgagacaggggggcacgccccctaggggcgcgccctcctatctcgtgggcagcccggagctcttctggcccaactccgatgctccgtggtcttcttttggtccataaaaaatccttaaaaattggcacgtcatttggactccgtttggtatcccttttctgtaaaacacaaaaacaaggagaaaacagaaactggcactgggctctaggttaataggttagtcccaaaaatcatataaaatgatatataaatgcatataaaacaccatagatgggtaatataatagcatgaatacttcataaattatagatacgttggagatgtatcagcatccccaagcttaattcctgctcgtcctcgagtagataaatgataaaagaaataatttatgaagtgtgaatgctagtaggtgcacaagtttgatcaatgataatttcaatcaccttttctagcatcaatatgtgtcataatagtagcttatctcataaaacttttcatgatcaagtaacaatctattcacaatgtcaagtatggttcaaaaacttcattgagaactaacaaactataatttcagtcattgaagcaattgcaatttatcataacatcagaaagagtcaagaatagagcttttcagcaaatccacatactcaactatcatatagtctcctacaattgctaacactcacgcaatacttgtggttatggaggttCAGCCGGACAAtgagaaaggtaggggcttattatgttgcctcccaacatattcacctttaggtgatgtcaacaataatagcccatgctaacttacatccaatttgggtatatatatcatgatctttcaaacacgaggagcttgccaaaggataaaatgaaaaagggaaaggtgcggatcaccttgactcaagcataaagtaaaaacataaagtaaaagataggcccttcgcagagggaagcagaggttgtcatgcgcgtttagagtTGATGcataaaatattaatgcaaaagaacgtcactttatattgccccttgtatgtggacctttattatgcggcccgtcgcttttattacttccacaacaagatcgtacaaagcttattttctctgcactaataagtcatacatatttagagagcaatttttattgcttgcaccaatgacaacttacttgaaggatcttactcaatccattggtagatatggtggactctcatggcaaaactgggtttaaggatatttggaagcacaagtagtatctctacttggtgctaggaatttttggctagcatgagggggaaaggccaagctcaacatatttggaaggtcaatgacaatataatttaactgagatgttggaaaacataaaccattacgttgtctttcttgtccaacgtcaactcttttagcatgtcatacctaatgagtgcttcacaatcataaaagatgtacaagataatatatttgtatgtgaacctctctttccttattacttcctgttaattgcaacgatgacaaaaactacgtttgccaactctcaacaacttttatgcctcatactttctatgtgtgaagtcatcactaaccatgttataagcatatgaaacatataaaaattcagatttatgacattcaacttattcccccatttactcataggatatacatgaagcgcaagagtaaatgacaaactactccaaaagatatgagtgaaagacactgagtagtcaaataattatctagccatgggaggattcctttttattcaatatttcagatccaattttattcaaacaacaagtaaaattgaaaatacgctccaagcaaaagacatatcatgtgatgaaaaaaatatagctccaagtaagatgtaccgatagttttgaagacgaaagaggggatgccttccggagcatccccaagcttaggcgcttgagacttccttgaatattaccttggggtgccttgggcatccccaagcttagggtctttccaatccttattctcctcatatcgatatctcacccaaaacttgaaaacttcaatcacacaaaacttaatggaacttcgtgagataggttagtatgataaagagtaaaccatgcactttggtactgtaaaagacaaggttcataattgttttcgcataatgcctactgtaccatatcattcctacaatttatattgataaatataagccatagaaactagaaaacaagcaaactatgtaatgaaaacagaatctgtcagaaacagaacaatctgtaatgatctaaacaataaccatacttctgctactccaaaaattatgaaataaattggtggacgtgaggaatttgtatattaatcttatgcaaaaagaatcaactcaaaatctttattctgtaaaaaatgacagctaatctcgtgagcgcaaagtttctgctttttacagcaagatcactttaactttcacccaagtcttcccaaaggtcttacttggcactttattgaaaaaaagctataaaacatgattactacagtagcttaatcatgtagacacagaaaaacagtaaggataaacattgggttgtctcccaacaagcgcttttctttaatgccttttagctaggcatgaagagttcaatgatgctcgcacaaaagataagagttgaaacataaaaagagcatcaagaagaatatgactagcatatttaaatctaacccacttcctatgcctagggattttgtgagcacacaatttttaggaacaagaatcaactagcataggaaggcaaaacaagtataacttcaaaaatttaagcacataaagaggaaacttgacattattgcaactcctacaagcacatattcctccctcataataattttttcagtagcaacatgataacaactttgttctcatactcgaACCTCTcccgaaatagtggaatactaacgaaagttgacactcttccaaatccactttcataaatatcgtacaGAGATTCAACATCCttcaagatagtgggatcactaatttctaaagttgacactcttccaaacccactttaaattatagtattattcatactccaaaatatataactGAAGTTCCTGGAGCATTTTACCATTAATATAAACTAGCCAACATACAAGCTCAAAATATAAAAGTGAAGCGTACGAAGCATTTAAAACAAAAAAGAGGCTAGCCAACTCCCCTCCAGAACGCTCCCCCGGTTGCAGCTTCGTCGGCCGTCGGATCTGCCCCTCTGACGCGTTTGAGCCGTTGGATCTTCACAACAGTAAAAACCAATTTTCACCTCACGGTCATTTTCGCTGGCTAATGACGGGTGGGCTCGCGTCGTGTGCTTGTTGGCTGGGTTCGTCGTCCCCCCGTGTAAGAAGTTTTGGCCAATCTGCTCCGCACGTTCCGCGTCCAATCCTACCCTCGCCTCGTCCCACTCCCACTCCCATTCTAGCCGCCAaataaaccctagcccccttgccCAATGCCCCCCGATCCCCACAGCCGCCGCACGGCCTCGCTCCTCCTTCCCTCCCGCCACAACCTCTCCTTGCTCGCAACCGCCTCCTTCCCACCTCCGCCCGAGCTCCGCCTTcctcgcccgcctcctcctccttgccatTGGCGGAAGCGTTGAGCATAGGGGCAGCGGCTAGACGCGATGAGCTTGCCTCCGGCGGCGCTAggaacctgcacgcaaagggcGACCCCATGGATCTGTCCCTGCAGGAGATAGAAGTTGGAGGGAGGATTGAAGGATAGGGGGAGGTAGGCGTGCTGGGGCGGGGTTGTCTCGCCTGCGAtcctcgcctgcctcctcctccttgccaTCGGCGGAAGCGCTGAGCATAGGGGCAGCGGCTGGACGTGATGAGCTTGCCTCCGGCGGCGCTAggaacctgcacgcaaagggcGACCCCATGGATCCGTCCCTGTAGGAGAGAGAAGATGGAGGGAGGATTGAAGGATAGGAGGAGGTAGGCGTGCTAGGGCGGGGTGGTCTCGCCTGCGATGACAGGGCTGACCGACCGGAGTTGGATCGAGATCCCGGCTGGCACGGCTCGGCTCCAACTCCCTCTTCCACCTCTCCGCTCCCTGACACTCAAATCTGGTAAATCTCCTCTTAGTTCATTGCGCTCTTGGACGATTACCCGATTAGTTATCAATACTAATCCTGATGCTACCTTGGAACTGTATGGTTGGCTGATTTATCTTGTTTGAGCCCTGTTCCAGGCTCTTCTACACACATCCGTAGCTATGGAAAGAAAGCTTGTAGTGGAGTGGCTTCCTTTGTATGATCCTGGAAGATGGTCTATATTGTTGACTATGGACTTCAGACCGTTTATATTTTCCTCCGTGAACCTACCACTGATGTTTTGGAGGTGCTTGCTTTGCGTAGATGACCTCTGAAGCCCATTAGAAAGCATGGCAACGGCTAAAGGTTAGCGCATTTCGAGAAGCCAACAGATCGCCGCCTACTTCCTTAGGCTGACAATCACCTGCAGGATAAAGTGCGATGTTTTGCCCGAGGGGTTGGAGCAGGACCGCAGGATGAGGTGAGAACAAGGGTCATTTCAGATTCACCTGAACCATCCAAAGTATTTGTTAATAAATTTCTTCAAATGAGCAGTCCATCCTATTAATTACAACCCTTTTAGTTCATGTGAGTAGTAGCTGACTTAGTTGTTTATGTGCTTATGAAATGATGAGTATACTTTTATTTTGCTTGGTAGGGGCAAGATCTTGCTATTAATCGACTTTCTAGAATATTTTTTCTTGATATGAATTATGAAATTTGCTTTGTTAACATCTTCATATATTGTCACCTAAAAGGTGTAGGCTGAGATGATCGTTTTATTTGCAGAGAAGATCAAGGACTGGGCCAACGCGGTCATCACGCACGAACCAGTGTAGCCCATTGGCACTGGTAAAGTAGTATCGGCGGCTCAGGGACATGAAGTAAGTTCCTCCGCTTAGGTGTATTGGTGTTTCTGAACTAGCAGGCACAATTCATCTCGTGACCGTTGGCCGTTGTCTTCCCGTCTCCTAAAATTCGTGACCAAGCGATTATACCTGAAACTGAAGCTTGGTCTTTCTCAAGATTTACCATGGTGTAATTTTATGCTATAGTCAAGCCTTGGATATAAAATAAACATGTTATGAAGATGATATATCAGTTTTAGAAATACATATTGAAGGACTGTAGCAGCGTTTCTTTTTACTGAATTTCGTTTTGTTGTTTTTTCATCTATATCGCTCATTTTGTTGACATGATTTTTCAAATATGCCTAATGTTTCTTTGTTTTTTCAGGTTTCTCAAAACTAACAAATGCTGCTCTCTGATAAATTAGGAGGCTGAAGATGGTAGCTTACTGAACTCTCATTTTGGAAAAAATCTAGAGATGTGTAGTGCTGATAAAGAAATGCAGGTATGTATGAGTCTGATGTTTGCATCTTGTGACGCTCCCATGCTCGTGCAGATGCTATCTGGATTTGCCGCCACCGCCTCGAGTCGCTTTCGCCTGTAAATCCAGTCGCCACCATGGTAATTTCTTTTCAGTACCAACTCTCCTCCTGTCCCCCGCATTTGCTTGCTACGGGTTCTTTTTGTGTGTGTGCTTGTTGGCTTAGTGACGTGTGTGTTCAGGCACGCGTTGTCTTTGCCTGCCAGGGTGTTGGCTCTGCTACTTGGCCGGTTACAGCAAGTAGGAAGCTGATAGGATGGTATTTCTCCTTCGTCAGCCAAGGAGTTCACACATCTCTCGGTTCTCTGGGCATGTCACCATGGACAAGAAGAGTGGGAGGACACTCTTCTACTGGTTCTTGGAGGCTCAGGCACAACGTCTCCTTCTCTAGCTCAATTGGGATTTCTTACTTACCTCATTctcttgtttttcattttttttacttaGTCACTTATTTCTGGAAAGATTTTGTAGCTATTATCTTGAGCTGCTTGTAGTTCAATAATGTTTCGGTTGCTACTTGGGGTGCATACATGAGAATACACATTATTTTTCAGTTCAATGCGAAATAGATAACTTTTGGTTGTCGCCATTAGGACACAAAAGTACTAGATTTTGAAGTTTTTAATAGCTCAAATATGCCAACTGCAGAGCAACATGGCAGTTACAATGGTTCCATGTCCTAATTAGTTCTTTTATTTCGTTTTGCAGGCGTATTATGTTGgaggttgtttcttatttttactATAGATCAAGTTTCTTTGTTTCCTTTCTAGCTACCTCTGTTGCATTTGTTTTATATATCCTATATGCTTTAAATATCCTATATGCTGTCATGATCCTTGCTTCAGTCCTCATGTTGATTTTCCAAATTTGGTTGGGTGTTTTTTTTGGCCCTTGTGCGCTTTGATCGATGTGCTCTGGCTTTGTGACTCTGATGATGCACAGGCAATGGCGGCATGGGTGGAATGAGAGGAAGGATGGGAATCAGCTACTTGCATTCACATGGAGGAGGCAACGTCAACTCGATGGCACAGCAGAGGAGGCTGGGCTCGTTGTGGATCTTCTTGAGGCAGCAGGACGTCCGCGAGAGCATCGCTGCTGGCAACGGCTCGAGTGACCTCTTGAGGATCTTCTCCATGAGCACCTGGGACGACACCAACTCCAACATCATGTTCTCAGCGCCCGACAGCAAGAAGGCCGAGGTGCTCGGCGACAGCGATGTCAGCATGGTCACCAGCTTCAGCAACATCGACTCCCAGGTAGGACAAACTTCACATATATACACTTCACATCCATCCGGACTCTCCCGCCTGCCAATTGTTTAATGCTACACTTCTACTAACACCTTGGTCCAGATTCAGTTAGCCCTCTCGAGCTGGACATGCCCAGCATGGACGACTACCTGCAGCTGCAGCAGGACTCCGCCGACTACAGAGTCCATGCCGAGCGTGGCTGCACCACTGACCCGCAGAGCATTGCTTGGGAGGGTTAGTTAGTTTGCTGCAACATTTTTGGTATTCGTCTTGGTGTTGGATGTTTATACTGAACATTTTTCTTCCTTATGTTGTTTAGGAAAGAAGAACAAGGATCAATAAGAGGCTAAGGAGGCTGCAAAGATCTCATTCCCTACATGGACAAGGTCACAAGGTAACTAAATCAGCTGAATTGATGCACACTGTCAATTATGTTACGACACAGAGATGAAATTTTCATTAGGAATTACAGAAAATTGTACTCGCTAAAGTACTAAATCTGATGACTACATGTTGCATATTTAGCGATAAAACTGAATACTAAAGTACTAAATTTGGTGTTCCTAACCCGAGTTGGAAGTGTTGCCCACGAAAATCGGTAGTTGTCAATAACCCGGACCTTAGTTACTTCAGATTTCAGAATTGCAAAAGTGGCAACTAAAAAAAACCTTAAATGTTAGCTATACTTTCTGTCGTTATCATGATGGTGCAATACTTTGTAGTAGATTCTCTTCGAATCCTTCTCTAACAAGGTTATGGTAGTAATTTGTACAAAAGTTGCTATGATTTTTTGATTCTCAGTTTATTCTACCATGGATTCCCTCTGGTATGTGCATGTTTCACGACTGAATATACACGTGGAAGAAACTTGAGAGCCAATATTAGTGCTAAAGGATTACTCTGATTGCCGATCTATGCTGTCGCGGCAACACAGGCCAATACACATTCAGGAAATATGTGACCAACTTCCCCAAGGTCCCGCATCGTCTACTCAGGTTAATTCTCGGTCTACAACCTCCAAAACCTGCAGTTCTATTTTTAAAAATGCTTAAGCGCCCATTTCTCTAAGCGTCAGCCTGTCGCTTCGCTTATGCTTCATGCTTTCCTGAACATTGATTTCTATCAAACTTGTTTTTTAAGTTTTCATGCTGATTACTGATTGTGGGAGCTGAATTGTGCTCCGGTGGAAGTGTTAGAGTGTATCATTTTTGTAAGCATAATCTATATCCATTCCTATTGGGAACATACCCATGTAAGTATTTGTAAGAATCCTGTAGGAGCATGCTACTAGGACTTATGTAGATTGGCTATTCTAGACATTGGCATGAGAATGGTCTGCATCCTATATATGGTCTTAGTGCGTCTAAAAAAGCACATGTTAAATAACTGTCAGCACAATGGTTTCTAACCAATAGAAAGTTACTCCCGTTGGTATATATGAGGGAATGTTTAATATTTTGTTAGAATAATGGTTTTATTAATTGGATCATTATCACTTCCATGGTGCGCCTACTTTCAGATATGTAAAATCCAGGACTCTTATGTAATGTGCCTTCAATATCTATTCAATAGTTGAATAGCAACATCAAATCATTCCTCGAACTTATTATATCATGCTCTCTAACTTCTTGACATTTAATTTCAATTAAACAAATCTTGTTCATAGTGAAAAATATATTTTATAGAAAAATAGCCCTTTATTCTATTTATTATCTCTAGCTACTTCTACTGTGGTCCTTGCTTAATACCGATGTTTGTCTTGTGATTGATTCAGGATATTCTGTGCCCCAAGCCCTACAGAATAATGCCCAGTCTAATTTCAACAGTGGGCATGACAACATCAAACTTCTCTCTTCAATATTGAAGAAGCGGCGGCTTACTCGGATCAATGGGCATGCACTTAGAAAAATAGCTAAAGAGTATGTGATATTCCtagagtaaataaaggacatggtGTGCTCATAAGTTAGACAGAAGCAAAATGTTATTTATTATGCTCCTGTTGTATCTTCAGACATTTTCTTCCACCTACCAATACCCCAGTATTGAATATCTACTTTCCCATTGTCGTACATAAACTGATGTTAGTATTTGTGCATACTCTTTGTCTTAAGTGGGCTTTCTTTTAAAAAACATGCCTTTATATTACCCAAATAACATAACAGATTATGTAATCTAAGTATATGTTTTAAGAGATAAGTCTTAGTTTTTCATATAAATGGGTTACAAATTGTATGGATTCAAATTGGACTCTGTCATTTGGTCGCAAAATGATCACAGTGATGTCTACGACCTCCTCCTAGATGTATTAATCTCAATCTCATGTTTGGTTTTCTTCCCTTTTCTCTTCTAATGATGTAATTTCTTTTACTAAGATAACACCATGTTTGTTGTAATGCCTTATTTGATGTAAGATCTCTTTTCTACTTTGAATGAATTTACTTCATATGTTAGTTTAGTTCATCATTCAAAGACGGTGGAATATTTTTGTCCTTCACGGTTAAATGAGCATGGTGTAAAAGTATGTCTATGTTCTCTTTCTTCAAGTGATTCAAGTAAATGAAATTGTTTATTTCGAATTTAATACCTTTTAATAATAATCATAATGAGAGGGGTATGCTTCTCTCTTTGGGCAAATGTTACTTCAGACAACATGTACTAAGAAATAAAAACTCTGGAAATGTATTTGAATCGCACAAAAATAGTTCGTAGTTCTTATTCATACTTCAAACACGTGAGGCTCTGCAAATTAAACCATGTTTTTTTTCAAGGCGCATATGGATTTAGCAGACCACAACTAAACCGACTCTATATACATGGCCTGTCGGATTTAGCAGACCACAACTAAACCGACTCTATATACATGGCCTGTCCTTAGTAAAGGAAACTATTTTCATCGCGAACATGGCTTTAGTTGATGAttcttgcagcatgaaactattttcatcgacaacatgtgtttagcaggtctctgcgccatttggcgcaacgggtcaactagttctataaaaccatactcaaacgatttaagtgaagcacaacgagcaattctataagatcatacttaaaagatataggtgaagcacatgaagcattctgtaaATCAATGAAGAGCTAGCTCATACTAGCATGAATCTTAAAGGAAAAtacaaacacaaaggacacaaatcatgtgaacaaaacaaaaaccgaggtataccgatatttgttggagaagaaagatgggatgccaaccggggcatccccaagcttagatgcttgagtatcctttgaaatatttacttggggtgctttgggcatccccaagcttgaactcttgtctctctttattcttctcacatcggtaactcctcgttcttcaaacacttcattcacaaaaacttaaacaaaaactttgtgagatccgttagtgtaataaagcaaactaccactttaaggtactgtaattaactcattctttatttatattggtgttaaacctactgtattccaacttctctatggttcataccccccgatactagccatagatgcatcaacataagcaaacaacacacgaaaaaaacagaatctgttaagaacaggacagtctgtagtaatctggaagtttagtaaacttctgtaactccaaaaattattaagtAAATTTaacaatttgaaaaatttgtacagaagtaatgtgcagaaagtttcagacccatttgactttccattaaaaaatgtaaattcatgcactacagccaaagtttctgtttttgttctgcacatagtaaacaagcaatcttaacatgctaaaaccaaagcttggcacattatttttataatacaaaggatatatacaagcgggtaattatttacagagaaacttccatgaaaaattctacattgtttccgtgagcatgaacacaagtgctcaaggtcgaccctcacttcttcaatgcataactttccaatcacttctctttttgaaaaactttttttaggcatgagaggcaagcaaatcatttttggtattttcattatttttaattttgttttatatgtttcacccacaactaaacaggaacaaaaaggaaaaacaaaatctactaagtaaagaaagcaaacaagcacacacgagaatatcaaccccacgctattgctccccgacaacggcgccagaaaagagcttgataatccccaagtacagggaatcatcgtagcaattcccaaaggtggaagtgataagtatggagtgtcgaacccacaaggagctaaaggtaagatcaatattctctcaagccctatctgccactgatacactCTACAtgcaccaaacgtttgcttccaactagacacaagaaataaaactgtgttgtgggtatgaagaggataactttgtatgacatcggagagctaaaacataaaagtaggtgctgttatcataaagttagaatatattactaaataacataaatagcgagtgtggaataatggtggatcggtgtgcggaattgtcctaagcaattgttaacaagatcgatagtcgtcattgcaatttcatatgagggagaggcataaactagcatacttttcctacttggatcataagctcttatgattggaaactctagcaagcatccgcaaatactaaaagattcattaaggtaaaacccaaccatagcattaaagcatcaagtccccttttatcccatacgcaacaacccccttactcgggtttaagcttctgtcactctagcaacccactataagcgaatcatgaacatattgcaacaccctacatcgggaatcccttACGCTTGCGCGACACTGAggacaccataggacagcaccaaaataaaacatacaactcgtaccaatctagatcatcaatcaactcaaggacaaaagatatctactcaaaacatcataagatggcaacacatcattggatcataatatatagcataaagcaccatgttcaagtagggattacagcggggtgcgggagagtggaccgcgtaaaagagatgaggatggtgatgatgatggtgatgttgatgaagacgatcaccgcggcgatgattcccctcccgatggcactccggtaccaccaagagagaggaggagagtttctcccccttgtgcttcctcctccatggctttccccctctggtccttggtcttcatggagatgatggcccctccgagatcctcctccatggcctccggtgatgatggccccctccggcagggtgccagagagggcctagattgattcctcgtggctacataggcttgcggcggcggaacttccgatctaggttaattcccgaaagtttcagtatttataggaattat is from Triticum aestivum cultivar Chinese Spring chromosome 1B, IWGSC CS RefSeq v2.1, whole genome shotgun sequence and encodes:
- the LOC123137228 gene encoding uncharacterized protein, which encodes MGGMRGRMGISYLHSHGGGNVNSMAQQRRLGSLWIFLRQQDVRESIAAGNGSSDLLRIFSMSTWDDTNSNIMFSAPDSKKAEVLGDSDVSMVTSFSNIDSQIQLALSSWTCPAWTTTCSCSRTPPTTESMPSVAAPLTRRALLGRERRTRINKRLRRLQRSHSLHGQGHKANTHSGNM